ACGAGAAAAGGCGAGGAGCCTTTAGAGGAGAGCTTGAGCGTCGAGGTGAAGAAGCTGTTTGAGAAATTCGATGCTATAGTAGGGGTCATGGCTGTTGGAGCACTAATTAGATCCATTGCTCCACTTCTTAGTAACAAATTCAAGGACCCAGCAATAGTTTGTGTTGACATAGCTGGTCGATTTGCCATAAGCCTACTATCAGGACATTATAGAGGGGCAAACTACTTGACTAAGCTAATAGCAGATGAGATTGGAGCAGTTGCAGTCATAACAACTGGGTCAGAGGTAGTAGGTAGAAAGAGCGTTGAGGAGGTCGCTCGCACCTTACACTCAAAGATCTTGAACTTAGAGGACTTAGTTAAATTGAACTCGTTAATAGTTAATGGAATGGAGGTAGTAGTAGTATTTGTGGGGTTTGATGCCTCAAAGATTCCTAGCAGTGTATGCGGCTATAGAGCTTTAAGCGCTAGAGACCTAAAGGAAGCAGCCTTGATCTTAAGAGAAGTTGATGGAGGGATATTGGTTGTACGGGACTTAGTGGGTGTCGAGGACTTCAAAGCTGAAGTTGGAAAACCTGTTGTATTCTTAAGACCTAAGAAGATCGTCGTTGGCATTGGTGCTAGAAGGGACGTGACAGCGAACGAGATCGTGGAGGCTATCAAAAAGGTACTAGAAATGGCTGGAATACCTTTGTTGTTAGTGGATTCGATGGCCACCATAGATATCAAGAGAGGTTCAAAGAGCATAATTGAAGCAGCATCCTCACTCGGTCTTCCACTTCATTATGTAAGAAGAGAGGAAATGAAGTCCTTTCGTCACGATAACCTTTCACCGGATTCCGAAATCGTACGTCGAAAAATTGGATTGGGAGGGGTTTGTGAAAGTGCTGCACTCATTGTGGCTGGTGGGAGGGATGCAAAATTATTAATGAGGAAGGTGAAGATAGGAAGGATAACGTTAGCCTTAGCGGAGGAAGGATAACCGTAGTGGGCATAGGACCTGGCTCGGTGGAAGACATGACCTTAAGGGCAAGGCAGGAGATAGAGAGGGCTGACGTGGTAATTGGGTACAGGACTTACGTGGAGCTCATTAAGCGCGTGATTAAGAAGGAGACTGAGATCATCATTGGAAAGATGGGGGAAGAAGTTAAGAGAGCTAAGATAGCCATCCAGAAGGCACTCGAAGGCAAGCATGTAGTGGTCGTGAGCAGTGGTGATGCTGGAGTCTACGGTATGGCTGGTCTAGTAATTGAGGTGGCTGAGGCCATGAACGTAAAAGTGCCAATAGAGGTGGTTCCAGGAGTTATGGCCGCTACAGCTGCTGCAGCAAAGCTCGGTGCTCCATTAATGGATGGTTTCGTGGTAATAAGTCTAAGCGATCTATTAACTCCCTGGAAGGAGATAGAGAAGCGACTCATAGCAGCTGCTCAAGCAGACATGGTGATAGTTCTCTACAACCCTAAAAGCAGAACACGCATGAATCCTCTAGTGAAGGCTCATGAGATTTTGCTTAAGTATAGGAGCTCCGATACCCCTGTAGGAATAGTGAGGAACGTTGGAAGAGAGGAGGAAGAAGTCGTAATTACGAATCTTAGAGAGATGTTGAAGCATCACATCGACATGACCACAACGATAATTATCGGGAGCTCCAAGACTAGGATGGTTGATGGAAAGATGGTAACCTCGAGGGGTTATCATATCCTAAGGACACGTTGATAATAGAGCTCCTGGTTAGAGAGCTAATTG
The sequence above is drawn from the Candidatus Nezhaarchaeota archaeon genome and encodes:
- a CDS encoding cobalamin biosynthesis protein — protein: MFERGVAVVYATQRGAEVAHKISEALKKHRIHCVVFAPKRYTRKGEEPLEESLSVEVKKLFEKFDAIVGVMAVGALIRSIAPLLSNKFKDPAIVCVDIAGRFAISLLSGHYRGANYLTKLIADEIGAVAVITTGSEVVGRKSVEEVARTLHSKILNLEDLVKLNSLIVNGMEVVVVFVGFDASKIPSSVCGYRALSARDLKEAALILREVDGGILVVRDLVGVEDFKAEVGKPVVFLRPKKIVVGIGARRDVTANEIVEAIKKVLEMAGIPLLLVDSMATIDIKRGSKSIIEAASSLGLPLHYVRREEMKSFRHDNLSPDSEIVRRKIGLGGVCESAALIVAGGRDAKLLMRKVKIGRITLALAEEG
- the cobJ gene encoding precorrin-3B C(17)-methyltransferase — its product is MGIGPGSVEDMTLRARQEIERADVVIGYRTYVELIKRVIKKETEIIIGKMGEEVKRAKIAIQKALEGKHVVVVSSGDAGVYGMAGLVIEVAEAMNVKVPIEVVPGVMAATAAAAKLGAPLMDGFVVISLSDLLTPWKEIEKRLIAAAQADMVIVLYNPKSRTRMNPLVKAHEILLKYRSSDTPVGIVRNVGREEEEVVITNLREMLKHHIDMTTTIIIGSSKTRMVDGKMVTSRGYHILRTR